A single region of the Streptomyces sp. NBC_01262 genome encodes:
- a CDS encoding LytR C-terminal domain-containing protein, whose product MSMLTPPGMGGKYRITGNQYPRMRRPRNRGRIVAAVLATVVVVGLIGYGTLQLIDVFGGGGKDPASIAQAAAAKKRECEAASAKASAAAASAAALPLVTKLPETGQVTINVYNATAKSGLAKDTADALAARGFKIGTFGNAPPEYDRKVKQPALLVGGTKAAAALQVVGAQLTGTVTKIDAKRSGAVVDLMIGNAFKKLTAEKAAAKTLKTLKARAAQAKASPSPAPSAGTAKSC is encoded by the coding sequence ATGAGCATGCTGACTCCCCCCGGAATGGGCGGGAAGTACCGCATCACCGGGAACCAGTACCCGCGGATGCGCCGCCCAAGAAACCGTGGCCGCATTGTGGCGGCCGTCCTCGCGACGGTCGTCGTGGTCGGCCTGATCGGGTACGGCACGTTGCAGCTCATCGATGTCTTCGGCGGGGGCGGCAAGGACCCCGCCAGCATCGCGCAGGCCGCGGCAGCCAAGAAGCGCGAGTGCGAGGCGGCGTCGGCGAAGGCCTCGGCGGCAGCGGCGTCCGCGGCGGCGCTGCCGTTGGTGACGAAGCTGCCGGAGACCGGCCAGGTGACGATCAACGTCTACAACGCCACCGCGAAGAGCGGCCTGGCCAAGGACACCGCCGACGCGCTCGCCGCGCGCGGCTTCAAGATCGGCACCTTCGGCAACGCGCCGCCCGAGTACGACCGCAAGGTCAAGCAGCCCGCGCTGCTGGTCGGCGGTACGAAGGCGGCGGCCGCCCTCCAGGTGGTGGGCGCGCAGCTCACCGGCACCGTGACGAAGATCGACGCCAAGCGGTCCGGCGCGGTGGTCGACCTGATGATCGGCAACGCCTTCAAGAAGCTGACCGCCGAGAAGGCCGCCGCCAAGACCCTGAAAACGCTGAAGGCGCGGGCGGCGCAGGCCAAGGCCAGTCCGTCGCCCGCGCCCAGCGCCGGCACCGCGAAGAGCTGCTAG
- a CDS encoding type II toxin-antitoxin system VapB family antitoxin: MIFKRIGSGRPYPDHGRTSTREWADVAPRPVRLDQLVTTKGQLDLETLLAEDSTFYGDLFAHVVKWQGDLYLEDGLHRAVRAALQQRQVLHARVLEMD, translated from the coding sequence GTGATCTTCAAGCGCATCGGAAGCGGGCGGCCGTACCCCGACCACGGCCGGACAAGCACCCGCGAATGGGCGGACGTCGCACCGCGCCCGGTGCGCCTCGACCAGCTGGTCACGACGAAGGGGCAGCTGGATCTGGAGACCCTGCTCGCGGAGGACTCCACCTTCTACGGCGATCTCTTCGCGCATGTCGTGAAGTGGCAGGGCGACCTGTACCTGGAGGACGGGCTCCACCGCGCCGTAAGGGCCGCCCTGCAGCAGAGACAGGTGCTGCACGCGCGCGTGCTCGAAATGGACTGA
- a CDS encoding tyrosine-type recombinase/integrase, with protein sequence MAKKRDSRQPNGASTIYQASDGRWHGRVTVGVKDDGTPDRRHVSRKTRAEVTKVVRELERLRDSGTVRKAGQRWTVETWLTHWVENIAAPSVSENTIDGYRVAVYHHLIPGLGAHRLEKLEPEHLERFYKKMQDTGSAAGTAHQAHRTVRAALNEAIRRRHLTVNPASIAKAPRVEEEEVEPYSVEEVQSLLLEAGRQRNAARWVIALALGLRQGEVLGLKWTDVDLKSGVIRVQRGRLRPRYDHGCGGSCGRKPGYCPQKINIRRETKDTKSRAGKRPIGLPEELLKLLKEHKAEQARERATARDLWTDNGYVFTSPTGEALNPNTDYHNWKKLLKSAGVRDGRLHDARHTAGTVLLILGVADVVVDAIMGWEPGKSARMRRRYQHLTGRVLRDTADKVGGLLWPTERHG encoded by the coding sequence ATCCACCATCTACCAAGCCAGCGACGGTCGCTGGCACGGCCGGGTCACCGTCGGCGTGAAGGACGACGGAACCCCTGACCGCCGTCACGTGTCCAGGAAGACCCGCGCCGAGGTCACCAAGGTCGTCCGTGAACTGGAGCGGCTGCGCGACTCCGGCACCGTCCGCAAGGCCGGTCAGCGCTGGACCGTCGAGACCTGGCTCACCCACTGGGTCGAGAACATCGCCGCCCCGTCCGTCTCCGAGAACACGATCGACGGCTACCGCGTCGCGGTCTACCACCACCTCATTCCCGGCCTCGGTGCCCACCGCCTGGAGAAGCTGGAGCCCGAGCACCTGGAGCGCTTCTACAAGAAAATGCAGGACACCGGCAGCGCCGCTGGCACCGCCCACCAAGCCCACCGCACCGTCCGCGCCGCCCTCAACGAGGCGATCCGCCGCCGCCACCTCACCGTCAACCCGGCCTCGATCGCCAAGGCACCCCGCGTCGAAGAGGAGGAGGTCGAGCCCTACTCGGTCGAGGAGGTGCAGAGCCTCCTCCTCGAAGCCGGGCGGCAGCGCAACGCCGCCCGCTGGGTCATCGCCCTGGCCCTCGGCCTCCGCCAGGGCGAGGTACTCGGCCTGAAGTGGACGGACGTCGATCTGAAGTCCGGCGTGATCCGCGTCCAGCGCGGACGGCTACGGCCGAGGTACGACCACGGCTGCGGCGGCTCGTGCGGACGCAAGCCCGGCTACTGCCCGCAGAAGATCAACATCCGCCGCGAGACCAAAGACACCAAGTCCCGAGCGGGCAAGCGGCCGATCGGCCTGCCCGAGGAACTGCTGAAGCTGCTCAAGGAGCACAAGGCCGAGCAGGCGCGCGAGCGAGCCACCGCCCGGGACCTGTGGACGGACAACGGATACGTCTTCACCTCACCAACCGGCGAGGCCCTCAATCCCAACACCGATTACCACAACTGGAAAAAGCTGCTCAAGTCCGCTGGGGTCCGCGACGGCCGACTGCACGACGCCCGCCACACCGCAGGAACGGTCCTGCTGATCCTCGGCGTTGCCGACGTCGTGGTCGACGCGATCATGGGCTGGGAGCCTGGCAAGTCCGCCCGGATGCGCCGCCGCTACCAGCACCTCACCGGCCGCGTCCTCCGCGACACCGCCGACAAGGTCGGCGGCCTGCTCTGGCCGACCGAGCGTCACGGCTGA